In a genomic window of Phragmites australis chromosome 14, lpPhrAust1.1, whole genome shotgun sequence:
- the LOC133890486 gene encoding uncharacterized protein LOC133890486 isoform X1, with product MEYIPPERNLEGICGDPGPLFGDQDGSLLDHLDYQGGVTQHESPALDEGLVVDPADAIPYLSPDSLPFMNDQITCNAMKSASTSPESLLKQAQEQNDAAELNVHNSNSEVQVTSVGCDAHQKTEVIGAVFPPELPESSGNDTSNFLPETTPSEAYHGDSLLTQNSSRDSQLNNSGADDDEIPNSPALQMENEDIKKLHVTSHNEKNGSEDDQMNGRKSSPVDGWDKENFNASAAPSSWEQTEQEIPDTRNGSLTPDNRLDSPPERFARLERDMPSPDGRVSPERFTRLERDTPSLDRRVSPPVESPHAHHSEKMESQCPAKDVDDLACSESPPARQRSRSPEKRDSNRKRASSRELSPHARQNSPVERKRQRETRQGDGSPRRRSASPRRRSTPPRRSSSPRRSSQKRRDSPRRRDSPRRRDSPRRRDSPRKRDSPRRRDSPRRRDSPRRRDRSKSRSPSRKSDISRHKRGYDRSRSRSPHSRDRHRRSPRRHSPRRRSPPPSHRHHSPRRHWSPPANRKTGFGKPGRNLFIAGFSYATTEQDLEKKFSKFGRVTSARVVRDKRSGDSRGFGFLSFGKDEDADAAIHACDETEWNGRIILVEKSKAPTW from the exons ATGGAATACATACCCCCTGAGAGAAATCTGGAGGGGATTTGTGGAGATCCTGGGCCATTATTTGGAGACCAAGATGGTAGCCTGTTGGACCACTTGGATTATCAGGGAGGAGTTACACAACATGAATCTCCAGCACTGGATGAAGGGCTTGTAGTTGATCCAGCTGATGCAATTCCATATTTGTCTCCAGATTCTCTACCCTTTATGAATGATCAAATCACATGCAACGCTATGAAATCTGCTTCAACTAGTCCAGAATCATTGCTGAAGCAAGCTCAAGAACAGAATGATGCAGCTGAACTGAATGTTCACAATAGTAACTCTGAAGTACAGGTCACTTCTGTGGGTTGCGATGCACATCAGAAGACAGAAGTGATTGGTGCAGTGTTTCCTCCAGAGCTTCCTGAAAGCAGTGGTAATGATACATCAAACTTTCTACCAGAAACCACACCTTCTGAGGCCTATCATGGTGACTCTTTGTTAACTCAAAATAGTAGTAGGGATAGCCAACTTAACAATAGTGGTGCTGATGATGACGAAATTCCAAACTCTCCTGCGCTTCAGATGGAAAATGAGGACATCAAAAAGTTACATGTGACTTCTCACAATGAAAAGAATGGGTCAGAGGATGATCAAATGAATGGTAGGAAATCTAGCCCCGTTGATGGTTGGGACAAGGAGAACTTCAACGCTTCAGCTGCACCTTCCTCATGGGAACAGACAGAGCAGGAAATTCCTGATACTAGAAATGGAAGTTTAACTCCAGACAATCGATTGGATTCTCCTCCTGAAAGGTTTGCTAGACTGGAAAGGGACATGCCATCTCCGGATGGGAGGGTATCTCCTGAAAGGTTTACAAGATTGGAAAGGGACACACCATCTTTAGACAGGAGGGTATCACCTCCGGTTGAAAGTCCTCATGCTCATCATTCTGAGAAGATGGAGTCACAATGTCCTGCCAAAGATGTTGATGATTTAGCTTGTTCTGAAAGCCCACCAGCAAGACAGCGGTCCCGGTCTCCTGAAAAACGTGATTCGAACCGCAAAAGAGCTTCTTCAAGGGAGTTATCTCCACATGCACGACAGAACTCTCCTGTAGAAAGGAAAAGACAAAGAGAGACTCGACAAGGTGATGGGTCACCTCGGCGAAGATCTGCATCTCCCCGAAGAAGATCCACACCACCTCGAAGGTCTTCATCCCCTCGAAGATCCTCACAGAAGAGGAGGGACTCACCAAGGAGGAGAGACTCACCTAGGAGGAGGGACTCACCGAGGAGGAGGGATTCACCGAGGAAGAGAGACTCGCCAAGGAGGAGAGACTCACCGAGGAGAAGAGACTCCCCAAGGAGGAGGGATAGGTCAAAATCAAGGTCACCTTCAAGGAAAAGTGATATCTCTAGACATAAAAGGGGATATGATAGATCTCGGTCAAGGTCTCCCCACTCAAGGGATCGCCATAGACGATCTCCAAG AAGGCATTCACCAAGGCGTAGATCACCCCCACCAAGTCATCGCCATCATTCACCAAGAAGACATTGGTCACCACCTGCCAACAGGAAGACTGGATTTGGTAAGCCTGGACGGAATCTCTTTATTGCAGGTTTTAGCTATGCCACCACTGAGCAAGATTTGGAGAAGAAATTTTCAAAGTTTGGACGCGTAACAAGTGCACGTGTTGTTCGGGATAAACG ATCTGGAGATTCTCGAGGCTTTGGATTCTTATCTTTTGGGAAGGATGAGGATGCTGATGCAGCAATTCATGCTTGTGACGAGACTgagtggaatggaaggatcatTCTTGTGGAGAAGTCAAAGGCACCAACATGGTGA
- the LOC133890453 gene encoding calcium-dependent protein kinase 19-like translates to MGQCCSRATAPDSGHGGTNGYGYSHQQKPAQTPPSYIPPQPSAAEVRYTPPAMNPPVVPPVVVPPKPTPDTILGKQFEDVRSVYSLGKELGRGQFGVTYLCTEIATGRQYACKSISKRKLTSKADREDIRREIQIMQHLSGQPNIVEFRGAYEDKSNVHVVMELCAGGELFDRIIAKGHYTERAAATICRAVVNVVNICHFMGVMHRDLKPENFLLATKEENAMLKATDFGLSVFIEEGKMYRDIVGSAYYVAPEVLRRSYGKEIDVWSAGVILYILLSGVPPFWAETEKGIFDAILHEEIDFESQPWPSISESAKDLVRKMLTQDPKKRLTSAQVLQHPWLREGGDASDKPIDSAVLSRMKQFRAMNKLKKMALKVIASNLNEEEIKGLKQMFMNMDTDNSGTITYEELKAGLAKLGSKLSEAEVKQLMEAADVDGNGSIDYVEFITATMHRHKLERDEHLFKAFQYFDKDNSGFITRDELESALTEHEMGDVSTIKDIISEVDADNDGRINYEEFCAMMRGGMQQPVRLK, encoded by the exons ATGGGGCAGTGTTGCAGCAGAGCTACGGCCCCAGATTCTGGTCACGGAGGAACCAATGGCTATGGCTATTCTCACCAGCAAAAACCAGCACAGACACCTCCCAGTTACATCCCTCCTCAGCCGTCGGCGGCCGAGGTGAGGTACACGCCACCAGCCATGAATCCTCCAGTAGTCCCTCCTGTGGTTGTCCCACCGAAGCCGACACCGGACACGATTCTTGGCAAGCAGTTTGAGGATGTGCGCTCAGTCTACTCCCTTGGGAAGGAGCTTGGCCGGGGCCAATTTGGGGTGACATACCTCTGCACTGAGATTGCTACCGGTAGGCAGTATGCCTGCAAGTCCATCTCCAAGCGCAAGCTCACAAGCAAGGCGGACAGGGAGGACATCCGCAGGGAGATCCAAATCATGCAGCATCTGTCTGGACAGCCAAACATAGTCGAGTTCCGGGGTGCGTACGAGGACAAGAGCAATGTGCATGTGGTGATGGAGCTCTGCGCAGGAGGGGAGCTGTTCGATCGGATCATCGCTAAGGGGCACTACACGGAGCGCGCAGCTGCTACGATCTGCAGGGCTGTTGTAAATGTTGTCAACATTTGCCACTTCATGGGAGTGATGCATCGTGATCTGAAGCCAGAGAACTTCTTGCTCGCAACCAAGGAGGAGAATGCAATGCTCAAGGCCACTGATTTTGGGCTTTCAGTCTTCATTGAAGAAG GAAAAATGTACAGGGACATTGTTGGAAGTGCTTATTATGTTGCTCCTGAAGTTCTTAGGCGGAGCTATGGAAAAGAGATAGATGTTTGGAGTGCAGGTGTTATTTTGTACATTCTTCTCAGTGGGGTGCCTCCATTTTGGGCTG AAACTGAAAAGGGGATATTTGATGCTATTCTGCATGAGGAGATTGACTTTGAAAGTCAGCCGTGGCCATCAATTTCTGAGAGTGCTAAAGACCTGGTTAGAAAGATGTTGACACAAGATCCAAAGAAAAGACTTACTTCAGCTCAAGTTCTTC AACATCCATGGCTCAGAGAAGGTGGAGATGCATCTGATAAGCCTATCGACAGTGCTGTTCTTTCTAGAATGAAGCAATTCAGAGCAATGAATAAGCTGAAAAAGATGGCTCTGAAG GTTATTGCTTCGAACCTTAATGAGGAGGAGATCAAGGGCCTGAAGCAAATGTTCATGAACATGGACACAGACAACAGTGGCACAATCACATATGAAGAACTCAAAGCAGGATTAGCCAAACTTGGATCGAAGCTGTCAGAAGCTGAAGTAAAGCAGTTGATGGAGGCT GCTGATGTTGATGGGAATGGatccattgactatgttgagTTCATCACAGCCACAATGCATAGACACAAGCTCGAAAGAGATGAGCATTTGTTTAAGGCATTCCAGTACTTCGATAAAGATAATAGCGG CTTCATCACTAGAGATGAGCTAGAATCTGCTTTGACCGAGCATGAAATGGGTGATGTGAGTACAATAAAGGATATCATATCCGAAGTCGACGCGGACAAT GATGGGAGGATCAACTACGAGGAATTTTGCGCTATGATGAGAGGAGGGATGCAGCAGCCTGTGAGGCTCAAGTAG
- the LOC133890314 gene encoding uncharacterized mitochondrial protein AtMg00810-like, whose translation MYRRGHGDSLLLLGVYVDDLIITGSAEAEINRFKEEMKAMFRMSDLGLLSFYLGIEVQQSSSGITLCQAHYAKRILEMAGMQDCNPAHTPIEEWLKLSRDSTATEVDITQYWRIIGSLRYPVHTRLDLAFSVGYMSRFMERPMKEHMAAMKMILCYVAGMLSLGCHYGRTAEARLVGYTDNDLASDVDTRRSTSDDLFFYGSNLVRLHALKQKVVALSSSEVEYVAATTIATQAVWLARLLGDFKGRDASIIKLKIDNNSTLALIQNPVFHERSKHIDVRYHFIRECREDGRISADFISTMDQLADIQTKALGRDRFHELRARIGMVNINSISTHKD comes from the coding sequence ATGTACAGGCGTGGCCATGGCGACTCGCTATTGCTCCTTGGGGTCTATGTGGATGACTTGATCATCACTGGATCAGCTGAGGCGGAGATCAACCGCttcaaggaggagatgaaggcgATGTTCAGGATGAGCGACCTTGGGTTGCTCTCCTTCTACCTTGGCATCGAGGTGCAACAGAGTAGCAGCGGGATCACGCTGTGCCAGGCGCATTACGCCAAGCGCATCCTAGAGATGGCAGGGATGCAGGACTGCAACCCTGCGCACACCCCCATTGAGGAGTGGCTCAAGCTAAGCCGTGATAGCACGGCGACGGAGGTGGACATCACTCAGTACTGGAGGATCATTGGAAGCCTCCGTTATCCTGTCCACACGCGGTTGGACCTCGCTTTCAGCGTGGGGTACATGAGTCGCTTCATGGAGCGGCCTATGAAGGAACACATGGCGGCAATGAAGATGATCCTGTGCTATGTGGCTGGGATGTTAAGTCTCGGTTGCCACTACGGGAGGACAGCGGAGGCACGGCTTGTCGGGTACACTGACAACGATCTCGCCAGCGATGTTGACACAAGGAGGAGTACATCCGATGATTTGTTCTTCTACGGCAGCAACTTGGTGAGGTTGCATGCTCTCAAGCAAAAGGTGGTGGCACTCTCGTCCTCTGAGGTGGAGTATGTTGCTGCCACTACCATAGCCACACAGGCGGTGTGGTTGGCTCGACTGCTCGGTGACTTCAAGGGGAGGGACGCCAGCATCATCAAGCTGAAGATTGACAACAATTCAACCTTAGCGCTGATACAAAACCCTGTCTTCCATGAACGTAGCAAACATATCGATGTGCGCTACCACTTCATCAGGGAGTGCCGGGAAGATGGGAGGATTAGTGCTGATTTCATCAGCACTATGGACCAGCTCGCTGACATTCAAACGAAAGCACTTGGGCGAGACAGATTTCATGAGCTTCGTGCTAGGATTGGAATGGTCAACATCAATTCCATATCCACACACAAGgattag
- the LOC133890486 gene encoding uncharacterized protein LOC133890486 isoform X2 yields MEYIPPERNLEGICGDPGPLFGDQDGSLLDHLDYQGGVTQHESPALDEGLVVDPADAIPYLSPDSLPFMNDQITCNAMKSASTSPESLLKQAQEQNDAAELNVHNSNSEVQVTSVGCDAHQKTEVIGAVFPPELPESSGNDTSNFLPETTPSEAYHGDSLLTQNSSRDSQLNNSGADDDEIPNSPALQMENEDIKKLHVTSHNEKNGSEDDQMNGRKSSPVDGWDKENFNASAAPSSWEQTEQEIPDTRNGSLTPDNRLDSPPERFARLERDMPSPDGRVSPERFTRLERDTPSLDRRVSPPVESPHAHHSEKMESQCPAKDVDDLACSESPPARQRSRSPEKRDSNRKRASSRELSPHARQNSPVERKRQRETRQGDGSPRRRSASPRRRSTPPRRSSSPRRSSQKRRDSPRRRDSPRRRDSPRRRDSPRKRDSPRRRDSPRRRDSPRRRDRSKSRSPSRKSDISRHKRGYDRSRSRSPHSRDRHRRSPRHSPRRRSPPPSHRHHSPRRHWSPPANRKTGFGKPGRNLFIAGFSYATTEQDLEKKFSKFGRVTSARVVRDKRSGDSRGFGFLSFGKDEDADAAIHACDETEWNGRIILVEKSKAPTW; encoded by the exons ATGGAATACATACCCCCTGAGAGAAATCTGGAGGGGATTTGTGGAGATCCTGGGCCATTATTTGGAGACCAAGATGGTAGCCTGTTGGACCACTTGGATTATCAGGGAGGAGTTACACAACATGAATCTCCAGCACTGGATGAAGGGCTTGTAGTTGATCCAGCTGATGCAATTCCATATTTGTCTCCAGATTCTCTACCCTTTATGAATGATCAAATCACATGCAACGCTATGAAATCTGCTTCAACTAGTCCAGAATCATTGCTGAAGCAAGCTCAAGAACAGAATGATGCAGCTGAACTGAATGTTCACAATAGTAACTCTGAAGTACAGGTCACTTCTGTGGGTTGCGATGCACATCAGAAGACAGAAGTGATTGGTGCAGTGTTTCCTCCAGAGCTTCCTGAAAGCAGTGGTAATGATACATCAAACTTTCTACCAGAAACCACACCTTCTGAGGCCTATCATGGTGACTCTTTGTTAACTCAAAATAGTAGTAGGGATAGCCAACTTAACAATAGTGGTGCTGATGATGACGAAATTCCAAACTCTCCTGCGCTTCAGATGGAAAATGAGGACATCAAAAAGTTACATGTGACTTCTCACAATGAAAAGAATGGGTCAGAGGATGATCAAATGAATGGTAGGAAATCTAGCCCCGTTGATGGTTGGGACAAGGAGAACTTCAACGCTTCAGCTGCACCTTCCTCATGGGAACAGACAGAGCAGGAAATTCCTGATACTAGAAATGGAAGTTTAACTCCAGACAATCGATTGGATTCTCCTCCTGAAAGGTTTGCTAGACTGGAAAGGGACATGCCATCTCCGGATGGGAGGGTATCTCCTGAAAGGTTTACAAGATTGGAAAGGGACACACCATCTTTAGACAGGAGGGTATCACCTCCGGTTGAAAGTCCTCATGCTCATCATTCTGAGAAGATGGAGTCACAATGTCCTGCCAAAGATGTTGATGATTTAGCTTGTTCTGAAAGCCCACCAGCAAGACAGCGGTCCCGGTCTCCTGAAAAACGTGATTCGAACCGCAAAAGAGCTTCTTCAAGGGAGTTATCTCCACATGCACGACAGAACTCTCCTGTAGAAAGGAAAAGACAAAGAGAGACTCGACAAGGTGATGGGTCACCTCGGCGAAGATCTGCATCTCCCCGAAGAAGATCCACACCACCTCGAAGGTCTTCATCCCCTCGAAGATCCTCACAGAAGAGGAGGGACTCACCAAGGAGGAGAGACTCACCTAGGAGGAGGGACTCACCGAGGAGGAGGGATTCACCGAGGAAGAGAGACTCGCCAAGGAGGAGAGACTCACCGAGGAGAAGAGACTCCCCAAGGAGGAGGGATAGGTCAAAATCAAGGTCACCTTCAAGGAAAAGTGATATCTCTAGACATAAAAGGGGATATGATAGATCTCGGTCAAGGTCTCCCCACTCAAGGGATCGCCATAGACGATCTCCAAG GCATTCACCAAGGCGTAGATCACCCCCACCAAGTCATCGCCATCATTCACCAAGAAGACATTGGTCACCACCTGCCAACAGGAAGACTGGATTTGGTAAGCCTGGACGGAATCTCTTTATTGCAGGTTTTAGCTATGCCACCACTGAGCAAGATTTGGAGAAGAAATTTTCAAAGTTTGGACGCGTAACAAGTGCACGTGTTGTTCGGGATAAACG ATCTGGAGATTCTCGAGGCTTTGGATTCTTATCTTTTGGGAAGGATGAGGATGCTGATGCAGCAATTCATGCTTGTGACGAGACTgagtggaatggaaggatcatTCTTGTGGAGAAGTCAAAGGCACCAACATGGTGA